DNA from Tripterygium wilfordii isolate XIE 37 chromosome 4, ASM1340144v1, whole genome shotgun sequence:
AGCCAGACAAGTGTTGAACGTAAACTCATTCAAGGAGGCAACACCACTTggatcaacaacaaaaaatatgcATGGTAAAATCAGtgtcaaatcaaaataaaaataatagtaTGGAAAACATATTGTTACAAAAAATAAGaagggagttgtttaccttttatacAACAACTATACATCTATACCTCCATGGTTTAGGGAAACGAAAAAGAAGGAACATAAAACAAGGAATCCACTGCAGTGGGAGCAAATATGGACTCGGAGTAGCAATTTCATTCTCAGATACACAATCCAGTCTATCCAGATAACACTTTTCGTTAAATCAATTGTTGTGGTCAGGAAACCATGGTTTTGATAATACTTATACTTCTATCTTAATTCACTTGAAGGATTAAATTTCTACATCTATTTTGGCTGACAACACAGATTCGAAAATTCTACAtattctcagcaaccaaacagggCGTTAAACAGTTTACTACGTAATAATAAATCTTGGTTAAAAAGGGTTCTTCGATACTTCTTTAGTGTTATCGTTAACAATCTTCGAAAAAGATAGAAGTTTCAGTTCAAACACTTCTCCCTCCGTTCTTCCCTCCGTTCTCTCGGTTTTTCATTGAATTCCTGACAGGAATCAATAGATTCGTCCCACTCCCCCCAGTGAATACGGTCAACAAGACCAGGTTTAAAAAGCAACACCAACCCTAGCGCATAATAACTCAAAACCGATGAATCCGATATACGAATTTGCGGATAATAATCAAATTCACAGTTAAGGAACGAgggggaaaagagagagagggagagagagcatATAGTAGCGGCGATTACTTCGCATCAAGGTGGTCATCGGAGGAGTCTTCATCGACTTCCTCAACCTGCAATTCCTCAAAATCGAGCTCTCGAATATGCTCGATCTGTTGCCTCTCCGCCTCTGTTATCCTCTGATCTTCCATCTCTCTGTGTGTGCCCAGGCTCCTCTTAAGATTGTAGTAAAGTAATGCGTTCACGATTCACATGAACCCGCCATTGAAATAAACTCCGCGGCGAAACTCTATAAACAATTTGCTTCACCAATTCTCTCCGTCTGTCTACCGCGCGCTAGAGTTTGCCATGTCATCGATTTGCCAGCGTGAAAAGCACGTGATGTTCAAGAATTTTGAAACCATGAAAAATTGGAACTTTGTTTATCTTACCGTTAAAAGTAACGGCTACAAATCAAAAGTAAGTTTCCTTAGAAGGCATAAGAGGGCCTTTTCTTTGtggcagaagaaaaaaaaaaaagcccccTTTTCTTAAAAAGACTAACAACCGACCGTTTGGATCACCGGCATCCATTCTATACTCCCAAGTTTCACGTTTCCCAGACTCATTGGCTAGGTTTGGCAGCACGGTTATAGGGCCACGTTTGTGTTACGGTTGGACGTAACGGGCCAAATCTGTTTGTTGCAGTCCATCAGGCGTTTCGGCCAGCCCACGTTCGTTGGATGACGTTTTAGCCCACGTGAATTTCTCGTTCCAGCCCACAATACACACACAAGTACGCGTTTCTTCATCTCCGTTATCGCGATCTTACTGAATCCATCCACAACTGAGCTCGGACACCTCACGTGAACCACGGTGACTCTGCTGCATATACACTCAGCTACGACGACGGGATTCGCGACGAGCTCAACTCAAATCAGGTATGTGCTCGATTTGGCCATTCAATTTGTTTACCGTTGTTGTTGTTTGCGATGTGAGGGTTAGGGATTTCGGCCAAATCATGTCTGCCTTTAGGGTTTGATAGAGGTGGCTCTAACACATAGCTCTTGCTCATACGCTGGTCTCGGGATTGCACTCAATAATTTTGTTAAGAACATGATTTCGTCGAATCGACGAGTCCTTTTTGCTTGCCTTAAGCGGTAGTCATCGAAAGATAATTAGAAAAAGAATTTATCTTGTGAGGAGGAGGAATGCATGCACCGAAAGATAATTAGAGAAAGAATTTATCTTGTGAGGAGAAGGAATGCATGCATGAGGGACTGCACCATGCTATTAGTGTTAGAATTCTCTAATGCATTTTACACAGCAAAGGATTATAGGTAGGTTGTAGGGTATAAGATTTATTACTTTAACATGTTCTATAACATTTATTCCAAATGTTCTACTGTCTATATGTAAGTTGGATTAAAAAATCTGTCATATGTGCTATAAGATTTATTCCTTTAACATGTATATTCAGTACTTTTCATCAACTTAATTAATCTTATTCATCTACAGTTAGTATGTATTGCCTTAATTTTCATGTTCTCTTGAGAATATTATACACATTTTCTGAATATTGGattattgttgatgattaaGTAAACAAATGTAGGGCATCCGTGTTTGCATTGTCTTCACAGCATGTGCATGATGTTTGGTTTatctttaataataatatttggtTTAGCAAACTGAGTTTGCGTTGGTATGGTGATTAGTGTAATTTGTGTGTCAATAGAATTAGGgtgtatatttttatttattgtatAGTTGTGTGCCTTAGCATATATATTTGTTGATAAGTTATAAACATCGCCCTTGTAACGTAGTATGAGTAATACAACCACACCTCCTGCACCATCAACCCAAGCTGCAGACAAGGCCAATTGGGACTCTTCCCAAACCAAAGTGTTTGTTGATCTTTGTGTCGAACAAGTAAATGAAGGACGTAGGCCTGGTTCACACTTCACCAAAGAAGGTTGGCAGAAGATAGTGACTGGCTTTTTTGAGAAAACAGGGAAGCGATATGATCAACCACAATTCAAGAACAAATGAGACAATCTGAAGAAGGATtacaaattgtggaagaaactgCGTATTCATGACACTGGGACTGGATGGGATAGTGTCCGTAACACTATTCTTGCCGATAATGACTGGTGGGAGAAAAGAATTCAGGTAAATATGTTGATAAAGTTTTATGCATGTTTTGGACACTTTAAATGTATATAGGTTgctgtttgaatttttatttcaataaactGTCCCTATAAGGAACTTTATACAATTTGTTATGCATAAATGTGATTGTCTCCATGTTGGATATTGATTTTTGGGTACTTACGTCATCAATGATGATTTTTGTGAGTGTCTAATATGCCACtgtatgaattttatgtcaATTTTATGGACCTGAAATTGAAATTTATGCAATGTGTTATGCATATAGGACATATGAAGGAAGTTATGTGAATGATGATGTGATTATTGCTGCTGTATGACACTGTCAGTTGTTGATGTCTACTTTAGGACcttatgtcaattttttttcctaaactgAATACTAATATGCTTTGCCTTATTTTAGTATATAAGCTGAATTATATCATTTGCATATGTATGCTTTACGTGCTTCAAAAGCTCTATTTTATATGCAATATAAACATTGAATTCTATCCAATATTCTTCTAATACATTTCAGGAAGACAAAAAGGTTGCAAAGTTTCGAAGCCAGGGACCAGAAAACCTTGAGCAGTTGGAGGCACTATTTGATGGACTTGTGGCCACTGGTGAATTTGCAATGTTCGCAGGTGCATCTAACCAAAATGCTGGCCAAACTAATCAAAGGACCAGCGCTGGAGAAAATGTGGATAATATCCATCTCAGCTCTGCTGCTTCCAGTGATCCAGAGTTTGACATAAACATTGAGCAAAGTAATGAAGTAAGTAGCTCCCCCACTCCGCCAATTCGCCAAGTTAGGAGGAGATCAGTAACACCAGGGAGCCGTGGGAAGAAGAAGCGTAGGGCATCCGCGTCTGATTATCGAGAAGACATTAGCAAGTCCTTGGGCAATCTTGTGTCCGCTGTGAGCAGCCGGACAAATGCAATTGCCGGTACCCCTATTTCATATGCAAAAGCTGAAATTGCTGACTGTATGAGAATTTTGGAGGAAATTCCAGAGACTGCCGAGATGGGAGATTTGCTAATGTTTGCTCTTAAGTTGTTTCAGAACAAAGATCATCGTGAGTACTTCACTGCCATGTTACGCAGGGACTGGCAGCTTGCATGGTTGAAGATGATGTACGCGGACGCAAAGGCGGGTGGGGCAGGAGGCAGTGACTGAAGaatttaagaaatttttttgaataaacaGTTATTCTATCTTGAGAATTGTTTATGTTTAAATTTCATACATCTTTAAATCATTAGATGTTGACAATAGTTTTCCATTTCAATAATCGTAGTTGTTATGTTTATTGTGATTGAATTTCAATTGTTAAATGTTTGGACTTACTTATAATGGTATTGGCAATCTTGTTATATAATCTTAATATCGATTTGTCTAGTTTTAAACAAGAAGTTAATTCCATTTGCTTTTGACAGGATATGGATATATATTCCGATGTAACTGAGCAGTTTATTATTGAAGAACTAGCGGCTATTACGGGGGTGGCACTTGTTGCGGCCGGTGAGGCTATGTTTCATAATCAATGTACACCTTGTTGGACTTCATGGTACACAGGCCATATGTACATGACAGACTTGTTACGTGGTAatagaaaaaaatgtttgtctgTGTTGAGGATGGATAGAAGGGTGTTCAGGGACTTGTGTAGTGAATTGAGCACGAGGTATGGCCTCACACCATCTCGTGAACTAAGTGTAAAGGAGATAGTCGGGATGTTTGTTTACACGGTAGGAAATGGTGTCGGTAATCGTACTGTGCAAGATAGATTCCAGCATTCTGGAGAAACAATCCATCGCCAGTTTCATAATGTATTGAGTAGTTTGATTCGGATGTCAGACGATATTATCAGACCAAGGGATCCAACATATTCGACAGTCCCGAAGTACATAGAAGAAGACGACAAATATTTTCCATACTTTAGGGATTGCATCGGGGCAATTGATGGTACACATATTCATGCGTCAGTCCCGAATGATGATCGGACAAGATTCATTGGGCGAAAAGGCGTGACCACGCAAAATGTGATGGCGGCATGTGACTTCGATATGATTTTCACATATGTGTGTGCGGGTTGGGAGGGATCGGCGCATGATTCGCGAATTTTTAGTACGGTTCTCTCTAATGGAAACTCAAAGTTTCCCCACCCTCCCCCTGGTAAGTCATATGAACATATTTATTATAAACTagtattttaattcaaattTCGTTAGTAAGTAACATTAACTGTCCAATATGTTACaggaaaatattacttggttgattcAGGATATCcgaatcaaagtggatatcTAGCACCGTATAGGGGACAGAGATACCATTTAGAAGTATTCCGAAATGGTCCTGATGTATCGACACCACGGGAAGCCTTCAATCATGCACACTCATCTCTCCGTTCGGTTATTGAGCGCACATTTGGGGTGCTAAAAAATAAGTGGCACATTTTATCAACAATGCCCCCTTACTCATTTCGCACTCAAGTGAAGATTGTGGTTGCATGCGCAGTTTTACATAATTTCATACGATTGCACGCAATGGATGACCCGGACTTCACTGCATATAGTGATGATGACCACAATCTTCATGTATCAGGCATGGAAGCCAGTACCAGTGGAGTTGGAGCGAGCACTTCGGAGGACCAACCATTCATTGGTGAGGATCTAGAGATGGCAGCTCTCCGCGATATGATTGCGGCAGAAGTGTTTGCATCGTactagattattattattattttttaattaacaaATGTCATCAAATGATGTAAACTACTTTATTTTAAActattagggcaaatgcaatggttggtaGGTAATGGGGATAGTAAACTGTATTGggaaatgtgttttgctgatgtggataggAATGAAAATGTATTGTCTCTTGCCATTGTACAATGATGTTAAATAGATATTGGTTTAGTTAGTTAATTTTGGTGACAAATGTTTGAATaacatacaacaatatatatactattcaaaatgattttctataaaattacattaaccataaataattattttaattaataaaattttacagcaaataaatacaatatttaaaaaaaaatagtaaatgatggaagaaaaattttaaatttcatcctgtccattttttgtgtgtgtgtgtgtatacatgggtttgggttttttaaaaaaactaaagagaGAGATGGGTCTTGTAATcgaaacagtatcacatacaaaacagtatcacatacaaaacagtatctcatacgaaacagtatcacatacaaaatagtatctcatacgaaacagtatcatatacaaaatagtatctcatacgaaacagtatcatatacaaaacagtatctcatacaaaacagtatcacatacaaaacaatatcacatacaaaacagtatctcatacaaaacaatatcacatacaaaacagtatcacatacaaaacagtatctcatacgaaacagtatcatatacaaaacagtatctcatacaaaacaatatcacatacaaaacagtatctcatacaaaacaatatcacatacaaaacagtatcacatacaaaacagtatctcttacaaaacagtatcacaggAGAGAGAATAGGTTTACAGTTGATGTTTGTGTGGGCCCACACCAGTCCAGCAATTTGAAGCCCCAATAGAAGTATTTGTTCCCAAAATTGGTCCAGCAACTTTGATTGCCAAAAAGTCCATCATTGTATGAATTCAACCTCTCCATTTCCCATTAAAGATCCATTTAACCCATCCATTCTTGCCCTAAAgcccaccattgcatttgcccttatgcAATGTAAACATtttgttaatttatattaatattattaattatctaatataatatttaaattagtattattaattatataatattattactttatattaatattattaattatttttatactCAAAACACGAAACTGCGGTTGACCTGACCGcaccacaccacagttttaaaagtaatgcgccaaacagctttttgcgttccaactcacctcacagcaccacagttttataactcacagcaccacaccacacctcacagcattcccaaacaagcccattagAAGAGCGGGCTCGCGGCAATTCTCTCCATCCTCACCAAGTGATTTTGCTGTTGGTTTATAGAATGGGCCCAATTGGCCCAGATTTAATGGTTACGTCAGAAACACTTTTTGAGGTAATTAAAGTGGCCCAGATTTTACCTTCAAAAGCAGAGACAAGGCCTCAAAGCCCATGACCTTTCATTGGGCTTTCAGTAACAATTTTTGGACTGACAATGTCCATTTGTCACCAAAGTTGTGTAAATGGAATTTTCGTTTAacctattatttatttttataatgagaaatattaaagatgttagATCGATTGGTAAATTCATTCTAATAGTAACCGGTGGGTTTAGGATTGTGTGCGAGGGGTTGATATCGCAAAATGGACCGATGGCCTTTGGAAATGTTTGGGTCTTTGATGCATGATAATGTATTCTGTCTTgatttggaataaaattcttgctcaacaataaaaaattataattataggAGTTGTGATGTGAAATATTTGCAaggcacaagtaataaaaaatgaataaaatattgTTCCCACGAGAATGTTTTGACAAATTCAAGTATGTGTCAACCTAAGCAATTATCACAGTAAAATGGGAAAACGAATTGTTTGGGTTTGTTTTATCTAACACTAAAGCAAGTATTTAAAGAGATTAACAACTGATTAACAATTGAATCAATCAACCAAgcaaacaaaatgaaaagagtTTTCAAGAGGgtcaaacactagggttcctaatttcacctccTTTTATCCAGTTGAACTTCATTAATCCATTAATCCTCAATTCTCAACCCGAATGTTGACAATCGAtctcccaacctattcaatgttctattcctagatacttCAAAAATACTTTTAATACAAGTTCCTGTTATTcttaacaatcggattaatatatcaaaaacctatTAAGAACGGTgaaaatcatttagcaattgcacAAGTCATacacctatattcctatggttcatgcaacatATGTTCTCTATGCATTCTTGCAACCCTAAGTATCTCCTTCCAGTCTCAACCTAAGGATGATatcatccaaatggtgatcaagcatttgaaagcaataagcacatcCGTAGAAAATCAACATTAGGGCAatagattcaagaacaatagatcaatttcattcaatcttcaaagaggggttccattaggacccctagttagaggattagttcttCATAAGCAAGGAATACAAAACAAGATCCAAAATAGCAGccattaaatacaagaacaagagagagaaaaaagagaaatatcTGAATCCCCTTTGTTCAAGCTCCAATGGCTACTGTAGAGAGAGACTCCAAAACCCTTCTTTCTTCCAAAAGTTGTAGAAtctccaaaaaccctaaaaatctaccaTTTTATACACCATTTCACATGAATGTTGTTTAGAATACCCATTGGTGTCGTTTTGAACTAGATCCCCACGAGTTTGGGATATTTTCGGACATTTAAAATCTTCAAAATGGCGATCTGAGTTTGATCGATTGATCGGATTTGCTCTCTATTATTCCTTCAataaagtccgatcgatcggaattccgCTCTGACtccaaatttatcatttttttatccGATCTAGCTCCTTTTATTCAATAAGTATCCCGACActtgaaatgtgcaaataacaacCTCTTAGACAATATCAATCCCAAATTGACTCTAAACGATACAAGATTACATGTAAAATGATGTATAattgggttaattatacttttatcACCGAAAGATAAGCATCGTTCACTTTTAGCAccaaaagattttttgttacaaagtcgtcactcattgattcaaaatgagacatttaaGGGATTCGGTCAGAGTTCCGCTGATGTGGCATTAAGTTCGGTCAGGACTTCTACTGACGTGGCCTTAAGTTAAAGGTTATTGGTCAATATATGCTTAtgtggaaaaaataaaattaaatctttATATATTACcacataaattttcaaaattcctAACATACCCCTCCCTCCCCAAATTCTCCCGGAGTTTTTCCGCTCACctgaatctctctttctttccgtATATCAAAGCCATCTGATATAAGGCTTTCTCTTGTAATTAGTCTCTCGATAAGAAGCTTCCTTTTGATCCTATGGGGTTAATCTCATCTTCTTGAAGAATTACGGATTCCTAAATCTAGAAAGGGAAAGCGATTGTACTCCAATTGCTCTTTCTTGCTATATATTCCATAACTCCTGGTATTGTATACACCATATCCAGATCCCCACAATAAACTTCACTGGTACCTTCACCTGTGCCATTGTTGGATGAGAGTGAGAATAGAAAGAAAGGAAAGCCTAAGGCTAATTGCAACTGAGCCATACCCATTTTCATCAGGGAGAGGGGACGAAGGCCTGCAATGACGTAGGAAATCACAATAGTTGGGCTGGAATATTTCCGATTGGCACTGCCAGTGGTGACGAAGACTCCGGCCCCGACCATGCCTCCAATTTTAGATTTCATGCTCGTCTGTTGTAGATAAAGAGAGAGGGGAGATGTAAGAGAAAGTAAcgggtttttaaaaaaaaaaaaattaatgacacgtcattttttttttaaaaaaaaaacttaggtgGAATTTTTAATATACATGTCAAATTGCCACATAAGCGCATTCAATTTTGTAATGGTTGACCTTTTGCCACATAAGCCTTGACCCTGCCTGATACTGTAGCAATTCTGACCGAATACTTaaaatgtctcattttgaatcaatgaatgacgactttgtaacaaaaaatctttcggtgTTAAAAGTGAACGACGTCTATCTTTCGgtgacaaaaaatataattaacccgtgtataattatatgtatacaaTTAGCACATCAAATTGTCTACTTGGTTTTGCGTCATCGTCACTGACGTTGGCTGTTGACAGACGCCAACTATTTTGGGATTTGGATGTGCACATTCATTCCTTATTGTGCCAAGCACGACAAAAAGCTCTACCCCACCAAACTAATTAACAGTACTGTCAATGagatattttgttgttttagtGTAGGCTCTaagaatataaaatataaatgattAAGGCTTTGAAGGTAATTATGATTTTCTGGTTCCAAATTatgcaaaatttgaaaatttttatgtGCACTGATCATATACTTGACTATTTGCCTATTTGATGGATATGTGCACATGTAGTTCTCAGTTttgagctttttttttcttatctgaATAGAATAAGCATGCAATATCCGACATCAACTACTCAAATGTACGTTGACAtctttatttgattaattaaggtGCTCCGCTGAACTtcattatacatacatacatacataaatatacctatatctatatctatatctatatatatatatgttgttttcaTGCCTTTTTCCATTTCGAAgcttcactcttttttttttcttggcatCTGGTTCCTCTTTTAAACCATGCTTTTGCAATAGCATCCTTCTCCTAGTTGAATTATGATTAATTTTCACTATAATCTATACGATCTAGAACGTGAACCGTCCATTAAAAGCACTCTCATTTATTCCCGGATGTAATAATATTAAATACATATGGGCAACACCAAATATTACTATTATATACCAAAAGCATGTAATAAAGTTATTAAAACGACATCGTTTGCTGCAAGTCAAAGTCTTCCCCTTAAAGAATGCAAATGTGAGACAGTGTAATTTAATATTCCTAATCATTGCATTATTGACCAAATCGAAATtggatttttattattttgtttaattaatgtCCGTGGCACAGGGTAGCTAATATGGAAGAtgttggtagacaattttgatagtAATGTATATTGTAAATAATAAATGATAGCAGATATGGTTCCTGAATTGAAAtgttggtaggtgtttggttatacttttgctggtaacatatttgctgttaaaattattgtgtaaaTTACGTTTAGgggtattatatatttttattgtaaaatattaaaataagtaataaacaatttataatattaaataaataaaataaaaataatttgtttcAACTTTTTAATCTGTTTggacttttaaaattttttatataaataataatatttaaaattattgtgatTAATTGAACCAATCGTATTGGAAAATGATGATTGGGGGTATTTTAGGTAGTTCAATAAAGAATGGAGGAACGACATAATTGGAAAATGGTGCCTAAAGTGTCTCAGAATTATCTAAAATGGGACAATTTCACAAATGACAATATATTTTAAGAAAAATCTCCGTATTTGGATCAATAAAATATCATTGGGTTGCAAATAATCACTTATTGTCGAAATACCATGTTGGTACACCAAACTGACCCTAAATTTGGCTCTCAGTTTGATTCCTCACTATAAGAAGCAGAGAACCATACGTATGTACACACTCTTTGCTCTCACAATCATCATCAGAACAAGTAGCTTATTTTCGAAAACAACCAAAGAATAAGAAGTTGTAAATGGCAGCTGGTTTAGTAGATGAAGAACAGGAGATTCTGGAGTCCTATAATTTGGAAACTCAAAAGACTGAGCTAGACGATGATGGAAAAATAACAAGAACTGGTACatattctctctctattttctaTAAATTGGGCAattctgggttgtttttgtGATATAGTTTGATTATGCAGGGACCGTGTGGACTGCAAGTGCGCATATAATCACAGCCATAATTGGTTCTGGAGTTCTTTCACTGGCTTGGGCTGTAGCCCAACTTGGATGGGTAGCAGGCATCGGCACACTCTTAATCTTCGCAGGCATCACACTTTACACTTCTGCTCTGTTAGCAGATTGTTATAGGTACCCTGATCCTGTCACTGGGAAAAGAAACTACACTTACATGGAGGTTGTCAAAGCCCACTTAGGtgccttttctcttcttcttcttcttcttccaattgtcattttttttaaagaaaatattgatgatatatatagatGCCTTGAAAAATCAGGAGGAAGAATGCACATGTTGTGTGGGCTTGTCCAGTATGTAACCCTGAGTTTGTTCGCAGTGAGCT
Protein-coding regions in this window:
- the LOC119996353 gene encoding uncharacterized protein LOC119996353 codes for the protein MFAGASNQNAGQTNQRTSAGENVDNIHLSSAASSDPEFDINIEQSNEVSSSPTPPIRQVRRRSVTPGSRGKKKRRASASDYREDISKSLGNLVSAVSSRTNAIAGTPISYAKAEIADCMRILEEIPETAEMGDLLMFALKLFQNKDHREYFTAMLRRDWQLAWLKMMYADAKAGGAGGSD
- the LOC119996352 gene encoding uncharacterized protein LOC119996352 translates to MDIYSDVTEQFIIEELAAITGVALVAAGEAMFHNQCTPCWTSWYTGHMYMTDLLRGNRKKCLSVLRMDRRVFRDLCSELSTRYGLTPSRELSVKEIVGMFVYTVGNGVGNRTVQDRFQHSGETIHRQFHNVLSSLIRMSDDIIRPRDPTYSTVPKYIEEDDKYFPYFRDCIGAIDGTHIHASVPNDDRTRFIGRKGVTTQNVMAACDFDMIFTYVCAGWEGSAHDSRIFSTVLSNGNSKFPHPPPGKYYLVDSGYPNQSGYLAPYRGQRYHLEVFRNGPDVSTPREAFNHAHSSLRSVIERTFGVLKNKWHILSTMPPYSFRTQVKIVVACAVLHNFIRLHAMDDPDFTAYSDDDHNLHVSGMEASTSGVGASTSEDQPFIGEDLEMAALRDMIAAEVFASY